Proteins from a genomic interval of Xylocopa sonorina isolate GNS202 chromosome 4, iyXylSono1_principal, whole genome shotgun sequence:
- the Wdr81 gene encoding WD repeat domain 81 isoform X5 — MKRMKVLKNYVKYFMSRCGNNWRDLTKSKFRLNKGDRQLDLTFDSQSTEVGHHVSDVLSEITYYVYLSRRYDKSVLCKYVRPQWVPGEYPASIQRLHDWSPDECIPQFFTDPNVFKSIHEDLPDLEIPGWATSPEDFIERHREALESFHVSERLHHWIDLTFGYKLSGSAAVKSKNVCLQLVDNHTRLTNSGIVQLFTQPHPQKMIPSPYWSKIPPRLRSSFLINKYKNDQSGNRTSDDEGHSSGFEEEELPTSITSTSRSSPLVLSRLLSRSRGSLLATEDSTKQDKSVNQTIILPKDYNPITAIMHVETMHTFINKVSSQVYKPHIEFHETFTNYKQIVASGRIKEQQILGCLIVEIFLSNKFRATWNVEKISFTKRLTTCLNTLKMSADSLPKCVRNAVGLLLQVDIIPNSYNMDNIETTDTPFRYPTITYMGLPPPSAHQFLQPILSGSLFPFSKYYKYLFNIVEMLQEYNCLVRELNLIMKSENDVDFIFKTKTKLLCKISECKVKAIARELDHLLFHTEIAREACLELIVPHIQQIMEEPYSCVLAAWYLFDPIAKALGPKDSAQTFLLPIMKLYDNGSFMDNSSHADILPSGLTAKFKTTRLYHRNFLLKLMVRLGLRRLLENFIAPLVEAVGGYRDYVQGSPIYTHKTGNLKSCDLNGICNEGEGILSPLDEDFSADSEHNISLSPGPIAVDYTHDINSTDNDVDDVFAMEAEESSWISLNSNATNDIDLNVDLSLNFNNDLNDEGSNISPLKAVKSPTIPIPKISNSFNKSLAEFDSIGCNVGSKTSNDEFIYAGFSHSTNTSEEIYTTGIEEQNSIILEADDTKSATVVLHEDDHIDHIYQHYASNECTTSEMSAESIIWLSHRLGPVLTARYLSRNLLRMLTLCYTGKENLTVISDTLVSMEGIPWNKKVLVGDRNATKVLECLAAIAGLYGEQIIVLQYFAHMVELLALCKRKLTQNLEGGLISCLTLLNHITPYLTDATLMDILHEPIVKTILYPTVRILSSTRFTFPSGIIARTIMAEKCLETLFMFSVRLGSVVTKNHLAVPIQRFFLAFDKSFNQDAVNFKDEISQKTISEHFTRAKVFSEDNRDNLEVQRNFNVDVADSYSPPVTENMDASDFQEDKALQELKAVFTREFAHKTYMLFYKCIDSEVMEQMLKNHEHIHNLCRKYEEEMKMTSNVENTELTNKDAPNFGNISVVGNRFAVQKNDVGDHVTSESISSRDANCSSSTGRQLRGNWLAYWEHEIGRSEKDTAFNIKQIKLQTFSGHTNSIRCLYVLDNENSFISGGRDKTVKLWSLRSQGDGNTISSCQYTYTGHKKSILALTFLESLRYVVTCDGTIHCWDPFMGSLLGCPESSRPVAVNTLAASPSPCTTLLVGTTDITLRVIDCRTFQYVNEMKVSVNPTGLIRCIAIAPSGYWVALGQASGFLTILDIRTGLIIASWKGHECEILQLEAINETTLVSSSLDETIAVWSALDGKLKFHMKGSTEPVHCMTTYEQELIIGTTANRVGVYTSIETTASFSSSKLKSDTFKGLLTTMAVLPLNRLLLLGADNGGITLIC; from the exons atgaaaCGAATGAAAGTATTGAAAAATTATGTGAAAT ATTTTATGTCAAGATGTGGTAATAATTGGAGGGATTTGACAAAATCGAAATTTCGATTAAACAAGGGTGATAGGCAATTAGATTTAACATTTGATTCACAATCGACTGAA GTGGGACATCATGTATCGGATGTACTGTCAGAAATTACTTATTATGTTTACCTTTCTCGTCGCTATGATAAATCTGTCCTTTGTAAATATGTACGACCACAATGGGTTCCAGGAGAATACCCTGCTTCTATACAAAGATTACATGATTGGAGTCCAGATGAATGTATACCACAATTTTTTACTGACCCTAATGTTTTTAAA TCTATTCATGAGGATTTGCCAGATTTAGAAATTCCTGGGTGGGCTACATCCCCAGAAGATTTTATCGAAAGACACAGGGAGGCTTTAGAAAGTTTTCACGTTTCCGAACGATTACATCATTGGATCGATTTAACTTTCGGCTATAA ATTATCTGGTTCAGCAGCAGTAAAGTCAAAAAATGTTTGTTTACAACTTGTCGACAATCATACTAGATTAACTAACTCTGGTATTGTTCAACTTTTTACACAACCACATCCACAAAAAATGATTCCATCACCATATTGGTCTAAGATTCCACCTCGATTACGCTCatcttttttaattaataaatata AAAATGACCAATCTGGAAATAGAACCAGTGATGACGAAGGTCATAGTTCTGGATTCGAAGAAGAAGAATTACCAACATCAATTACAAGTACATCAAGATCATCTCCTTTAGTTTTAAGTCGTTTATTAAGCCGTTCTCGTGGTTCTTTACTTGCTACTGAAGATAGCACTAAACAAGATAAGTCTGTAAATCAAACGATAATTCTTCCAAAAGATTACAATCCAATTACAGCTATTATGCATGTAGAAACTATGCATACATTTATAAATAAAGTAAGCTCACAAGTTTATAAACCACATATTGAATTTCACGAGACATTTACAAATTATAAACAAATTGTGGCTAGTGGACGTATCAAGGAACAACAAATCCTTGGTTGCTTAATTgtagaaatatttttgtctAACAAATTCCGTGCAACATGGAACGTCGAAAAGATATCATTTACGAAAAGACTTACCACATGTTTAAATACTTTGAAAATGTCAGCTGATAGCTTACCTAAATGTGTGAGAAATGCTGTTGGCTTATTGCTTCAAGTTGATATTATACCAAACAGTTACAACATGGataatatagaa ACAACTGACACGCCTTTTCGTTATCCAACTATTACATATATGGGTCTACCACCACCATCTGCTCATCAGTTTCTACAACCAATACTTTCTGGAAGTTTATTTCCATTTTCCAAGTATTATAAATATCTATTCAATATTGTAGAAATGTTACAAGAATACAATTGTTTAGTACGtgaattaaatttaataatgaAATCTGAGAATGATGTagattttatatttaaaacTAAAACAAAGTTGCTTTGCAAAATTAGCGAATGTAAAGTTAAAGCAATTGCAAGGGAATTAGACCATTTACTGTTTCATACTGAAATTGCAAGAGAAGCATGCTTAGAACTAATAGTGCCACACATACAGCAAATAATGGAAGAACCCTATAGCTGTGTCTTGGCTGCTTGGTATTTATTTGATCCTATTGCCAA AGCATTGGGTCCCAAAGACAGTGCACAAACATTCCTTTTACCTATTATGAAGTTATATGATAACGGATCCTTTATGGATAACTCATCCCATGCTGATATACTTCCTTCAGGATTAACAGCAAAATTTAAAACTACACGTTTATATCACAGAAATTTCTTACTGAAGCTTATGGTACGGTTGGGATTACGACGACTTTTAGAAAATTTTATTGCGCCTCTTGTAGAAGCAGTCGGAGGATATAGAGATTATGTACAAGGATCTCCAATATATACTCACAAAACTGGCAATCTTAA AAGCTGTGATTTAAATGGAATATGTAATGAAGGAGAAGGGATTTTATCTCCTTTAGACGAAGACTTTTCTGCAGACTCAGAACATAATATATCTTTATCTCCTGGACCTATAGCTGTAGATTATACACATGATATAAATTCAACTGATAATGATGTTGATG ATGTATTTGCAATGGAAGCAGAAGAAAGTTCTTGGATATCCTTAAATTCTAATGCAACAAATGATATTGATTTAAATGTTGATCTAagtttaaattttaataatgaTTTAAATGATGAGGGAAGTAATATCTCACCACTCAAGGCGGTCAAGTCACCAACAATTCCTATACCAAAAATATCTAATTCTTTTAATAAATCGCTAGCAGAATTCGATAGTATTGGTTGTAATGTTGGAAGTAAAACTTCTAATGATGAATTTATTTACGCTGGATTTAGCCATTCTACCAATACTTCTGAAGAAATATATACCACTGGGATAGAAGAACAAAATTCTATAATATTAGAAGCGGATGATACTAAATCTGCTACTGTAGTATTACACGAAGATGATCATATAGATCATATTTATCAACACtatgcatcaaatgaatgtacaactTCTGAAATGAGTGCCGAATCTATTATCTGGTTATCCCATCGGCTCGGTCCTGTACTTACTGCTCGATATTTATCTCGGAATTTATTGAGAATGCTTACATTGTGTTATACTGGAAAAGAAAATTTAACAGTTATCAGTGATACCTTAGTATCTATGGAGGGTATTCCTTGGAATAAAAAAGTTTTAGTTGGTGATCGTAATGCTACCAAAGTTTTGGAATGTCTTGCAGCTATTGcag GTTTGTATGGAGAACAGATTATAGTATTACAATATTTTGCACACATGGTAGAGCTTTTAGCTCTTTGTAAAAGAAAATTAACACAAAATTTGGAAGGAGGACTTATTTCATGTTTGACTCtcttaaatcatattacaccataccTTACTGATGCCACACTGATGGATATACTTCAT GAACCAATTGTGAAAACAATACTATATCCAACAGTTCGTATATTATCATCCACAAGATTCACATTTCCCAGTGGTATAATTGCACGTACCATAATGGCAGAAAAATGTTTAGAAACTTTATTCATGTTTAGTGTACGATTAGGAAGTGTAGTTACAAAAAATCATCTAGCTGTACCTATTCAACGATTTTTCTTAGCATTTGATAAATCATTTAATCAAGATGCTGTAAATTTTAAAGATGAAATTAGCCAAAAAACAATAAGCGAACATTTCACAAG GGCAAAGGTTTTTAGTGAAGACAATAGAGATAATCTTGAAGTTCAACGAAATTTTAATGTAGATGTTGCTGATTCTTATTCTCCACCAGTTACAGAGAACATGGATGCATCTGATTTCCAAGAAGATAAG GCACTTCAAGAATTAAAAGCTGTATTTACAAGAGAATTTGCTCATAAAACTTATATGCTTTTCTATAAGTGTATCGATAGTGAAGTAATGGAGCAAATGCTTAAAAATCATGAACATATACATAATTTGTGTCGTAAATATGAAGAAGAAATGAAAATGACATCTAATGTTG AAAATACAGAATTAACAAATAAAGATGCACCTAATTTTGGGAATATATCAGTTGTGGGAAACAGATTTGCAGTGCAAAAAAATGATGTTGGGGATCATGTTACTTCAGAAAGCATATCTAGTCGCGATGCAAATTGCTCATCATCAACTGGAAGGCAATTACGGGGAAATTGGCTAGCATATTGGGAACATGAAATTGGAAGATCAGAGAAGGATACAGCCtttaatataaaacaaataaaacttCAAACGTTTAGCGGTCATACTAATAGTATCAGATGTCTATACGTATTAGATAACGAGAATAGTTTTATAAGTGGAGGAAGAGATAAGACTGTAAAATTATGGAGTTTAAGAAGTCAG GGGGATGGAAATACCATATCGTCTTGTCAGTACACTTATACTGGACATAAGAAATCTAtccttgcacttacattcttagaaTCTTTAAGATATGTAGTTACTTGCGACGGTACAATTCATTGTTGGGATCCCTTTATGGGTTCTCTTCTTGGATGTCCAGAAAGTTCTCGGCCAGTTGCGGTGAATACACTCGCTGCAAGTCCCTCGCCCTGTACAACTTTACTCGTTGGAACTACTGATATTACATTGAGAGTCATTGATTGTAGAACATTTCAATATGTAAATGAAATGAAA gtATCTGTAAACCCAACAGGTTTAATTCGATGCATTGCAATAGCACCGAGTGGTTATTGGGTAGCATTGGGTCAAGCATCAGGGTTTCTAACGATTTTAGATATTCGTACTGGTCTTATTATTGCATCTTGGAAGGGacacgaatgcgag ATATTACAATTAGAGGCAATCAATGAAACAACACTCGTAAGTTCTTCGTTAGATGAGACTATTGCTGTATGGAGCGCATTAGATGGAAAATTAAAATTTCATATGAA AGGGTCTACAGAACCAGTTCATTGTATGACAACATATGAACAAGAATTAATAATAGGCACAACAGCAAATAGGGTAGGAGTTTATACATCTATAGAAACAACAGCTTCGTTTTCGTCATCAAAATTAAAATCTGATACTTTCAAAGGACTTCTTACTACAATGGCAGTTCTTCCTCTTAATCGATTATTGTTATTAGGTGCAGATAATGGCGGTATAACATTGATTTGTTAA